GGTCGAGGGAGACTCGGCCGGTGGATCCGCGAAGCAAGCCCGTGACCGTCGTACCCAAGCGGTTCTGCCGCTGAAGGGTAAGATCCTGAACGTCGAGAAGGCGCGTTTCGACAAAATGCTGTCGAACGAAGAGATCCGCATGATGATCTCGGCCCTCGGAACCGGGATCGGTAAAGACCAAGTCAGCGCCGAAAAAATCCGTTACCACAAAATCATTATCATGACCGATGCGGACGTCGACGGCTCGCACATCCGTACGCTGCTGCTGACGTTCTTCTATCGCCAGATGCCCGAAGTGCTCGAGCGCGGTTATGTGTACATCGCGCAGCCGCCGCTCTACCGCGCGAAAAAAGGCCAGGCCGAGAATTATCTGAAAGACGATCAGGCGCTGAATGAATTTTTGCTCACCAGCGGTTTGAAAGACGTCGTGCTGACCTCGGGTTCGAAGAACGCGGATTTCCGCAAGTTCATGTCGAACATTCAGCGCTTCAATCACGTGTTGAAAGTTGCCCGCAGTAAATTCGATCCCGACCTTGCGGCGTACCTGGTGGCGAATGCGACCGGACTGGAAGAAACCCTGAAGGACGAGTCGAAGACTTTGGCGCTTTTGGCGAAATTCAAAGACTTCTACCCGACCCAGAAAGACGTTTCGATCACGGATATCGCGTGGAAGCCGGTCGTCGAAGACGGCGTTCCGTCGGTGATCGTCGAAACTTTCCGTTTTGCGGATAAGTCGACGACGAAACTGAATGCGCAGTTCCTGAAAATGCCCGAGTGGATTGAATTGAATTCGCTGTGGAGCGAGATCACCGGCGTATCGAAATTGCCCGTGACCCTGACTCTCGGCGGTTCGGAAAAAACTTTTGAAGATTATAAATCACTGCATGCCGAAGTGATGGAGAGCACGAAGAAGGGCTACTACATCCAACGCTACAAGGGATTGGGCGAGATGAACCCCGAGCAGCTGTGGGAAACCACGCTGAATCCCGAGCATCGTAACCTGCTCCAAGTGAGCATCGACGATGCGGTTGCGGCGGATGAAACCTTCAGCGTCTTGATGGGTGAACTTGTCGAACCCCGTCGGAAATTCATCAACGACAACGCACTTAGCGTGCGTGAGCTGGACGTCTAAGGAGCAAGCTCATGGAAGAAAATCAGAGCCCTCGGGGCGTGACCGTCGTCGACATCAACAAAGAGATGCGCGACGCCTATCTGCAATATTCGATGTCTGTCATCGTGGGTCGTGCTTTGCCCGACGTGCGTGATGGACTGAAACCCGTTCACCGCCGGATCTTGTTCGCGCAATACGAGATGGGGAACAGCCACGACAAACCCTACAAAAAATCAGCCCGGGTTGTTGGTGAAGTGATGGGTAAATATCACCCTCACGGTGATATGGCGATCTACGACTCGATGGTGCGGATGGCGCAGGATTTCTCGCTGCGCTACCCGCTTGAAGACGGTCAGGGAAACTTCGGTTCCATCGATGGTGATGCTCCCGCAGCCAGCCGTTACACCGAAGTCCGCGTCACCAAACTGGCCGAAGAGCTTCTTGAAGACATCGACAAAGAGACCGTCAAGTTCGGTCCGAACTACGACGATTCGCTTGAAGTGCCGATGGTTCTTCCGGCGAAGTTCCCGAACTTGCTGGTGAACGGTTCGGCGGGGATCGCCGTCGGTATGGCGACGAACATTCCGCCCCATAACCTGGGTGAAGTGATCGACGGTTGTATCCACCTGATCGATAATCCTGACTGCTCGATCGACGATCTGATGCAGAAAATTCCTGGCCCCGACTTCCCTTCGTACGGCGTCGTCTCGGGCACGCAAGGCATTCATCAAGCCTACAAAAAGGGAAAAGGGATCATCACGCTGAAAGCCGTTGCGGATATCGAAGCCCGCAAAGACGGTCGTGAAGAGATCATCGTGACCGAAATCCCGTACCAGGTGAACAAGGCGAAGCTGATCGAAAGCATCGCCGACATGGTTCGTGAAAAAACGATCGAAGGCATTTCCGATCTGCGTGACGAGTCGTCGCGCGAGGGAATGCGCATCGTGATTTCGATCAAACGCGGTGAAAACGCGTCGGTGATCCTGAATCGCCTGTACAAGTTCACGCAGCTGCAAGTCAGCTTCGGTATCATCATGCTGGCGCTCGACGCGAAGAACCAGCCCGTCACCTTCGATCTGAAGATGATGCTTCAGGCGTTCATCGAGCACCGCCGTGACGTCGTCACTCGTCGTTGCTTGTTCGATCTGAAGAAGGCGCAGGAAAAAGCGCATATCTTGGAAGGTCTGAAGAAGGCCCTCGACAACATCGATGCGGTCATCGCGACGATCAAAGCCTCGGGGGATTCGTCGGTTGCGACCACGAACCTGATGGATAAGTTCGCGTTCTCGGAACGCCAAGCGAAGGCGATCTTGGAAATGCGTTTGCAACGTCTGACCGGCTTGGAGCGCGACAAGATCTTGGCGGAACTCGCCGAGCTCATGAAAACCATCGACTGGTTGAAAATGGTTCTGGCGGACGTCAAAGAAATCTACAAAATCATCGTCGGTGAATTGACCGAGATCCGTAAACGTCACGCCGATCCCCGTCGCACGCAAATCGCGAACGACGGTGGCGACATCGAAGACGAAGATCTGATCGCGGAAGAACCGATGGTCGTCACCATCACGAACACGGGTTACATCAAGCGCATTTCGCCGGATGAATACCGTGTGCAACGTCGTGGCGGCAAAGGCCTGAAAGGCATGGAAACGCGGGACGAGGACTACGTCACCGACATCTTCAGTGCCAGCACCAAGACGAACCTTTTGATCTTTACCGACAAAGGGAAGGTCTATTGGACGAAAGTTCACCGTCTGCCCCAGGGCAATCGGACCAGCAAAGGGAAAGCGATCGCGAACGTCGTTCAACTGCAGAACACCGAAAAAGTGATGGCGGTTCTGCCGGTCGAGAACTTCGACGAAAATCGCTTCGTCGTGATGCTCACTCAAAAAGGGATCATCAAGAAGACTTCGCTCGACGCGTTCGCGAATCCGCGGACCGCGGGAATCATCGCGCTGACGACCGATCTGGATGACCAGGTCATCGACGCGAAGATTTCGGACGGCGAAAGCGATATCTTCATCGCGACCCGCGAGGGGATGTCGATTCGTTTCAACGAAAGCGACGTTCGTGCCATGGGCCGTTCCGCACGTGGCGTGAAAGGGATCACCCTGGCGAAGACCGACGTGGTGCAGACCATGGAAATCCTCGGTAAGGGTTCGAAAGACACCCTGCTGGTGGTCACAGAAGGCGGCTACGGTAAGCGCTCGGAACAAGAGGAATACCGTATCCAAGGTCGTGGCGGCGTCGGCATCATCACCCAGAAGACGACCGACAAAGTCGGGAACGTCGTGGGTGCAAAACGTGTCGCGAACAACCAAGAAGTCATCCTGACCACCGATAAGGGGCAGGTCATCCGCATGAAGGTCACGGACATTTCGCTGTTGGGTCGTAACACCCAGGGCGTACGTTTGATCAACCTTGCGGACAAAGATGAATTGGTGACCGGATTTGCGGTCGTTGACGATGAAGAGC
The window above is part of the Pseudobdellovibrionaceae bacterium genome. Proteins encoded here:
- the gyrA gene encoding DNA gyrase subunit A; protein product: MEENQSPRGVTVVDINKEMRDAYLQYSMSVIVGRALPDVRDGLKPVHRRILFAQYEMGNSHDKPYKKSARVVGEVMGKYHPHGDMAIYDSMVRMAQDFSLRYPLEDGQGNFGSIDGDAPAASRYTEVRVTKLAEELLEDIDKETVKFGPNYDDSLEVPMVLPAKFPNLLVNGSAGIAVGMATNIPPHNLGEVIDGCIHLIDNPDCSIDDLMQKIPGPDFPSYGVVSGTQGIHQAYKKGKGIITLKAVADIEARKDGREEIIVTEIPYQVNKAKLIESIADMVREKTIEGISDLRDESSREGMRIVISIKRGENASVILNRLYKFTQLQVSFGIIMLALDAKNQPVTFDLKMMLQAFIEHRRDVVTRRCLFDLKKAQEKAHILEGLKKALDNIDAVIATIKASGDSSVATTNLMDKFAFSERQAKAILEMRLQRLTGLERDKILAELAELMKTIDWLKMVLADVKEIYKIIVGELTEIRKRHADPRRTQIANDGGDIEDEDLIAEEPMVVTITNTGYIKRISPDEYRVQRRGGKGLKGMETRDEDYVTDIFSASTKTNLLIFTDKGKVYWTKVHRLPQGNRTSKGKAIANVVQLQNTEKVMAVLPVENFDENRFVVMLTQKGIIKKTSLDAFANPRTAGIIALTTDLDDQVIDAKISDGESDIFIATREGMSIRFNESDVRAMGRSARGVKGITLAKTDVVQTMEILGKGSKDTLLVVTEGGYGKRSEQEEYRIQGRGGVGIITQKTTDKVGNVVGAKRVANNQEVILTTDKGQVIRMKVTDISLLGRNTQGVRLINLADKDELVTGFAVVDDEEQLETTPPAGTQTH